In Bradyrhizobium sp. CCBAU 051011, the following are encoded in one genomic region:
- a CDS encoding GFA family protein has product MTREGGCLCGAVRFKTEGEPVNVRICHCRNCQKAMGSPFFARALFDQRNLTVSGDTARYPSSEALDRVFCRVCGTRLFSRRTNGTVVGVALAAFDDRNAFAPTEHIWVSEKMAWVRLDDGLPQYQETVPQ; this is encoded by the coding sequence ATGACCAGAGAAGGCGGATGCCTGTGTGGCGCGGTCAGGTTCAAGACCGAGGGCGAGCCGGTCAACGTCCGGATCTGCCATTGCCGCAACTGCCAGAAGGCGATGGGCTCGCCGTTCTTTGCCCGTGCGCTGTTCGACCAGCGGAATTTGACCGTCTCGGGTGATACCGCGCGCTATCCGTCGTCGGAAGCGCTCGACCGGGTATTCTGCAGGGTTTGCGGGACAAGGCTGTTTTCCCGGCGCACCAACGGCACCGTCGTCGGCGTGGCGCTCGCCGCCTTCGACGACCGCAACGCCTTTGCGCCGACTGAGCACATCTGGGTCTCGGAAAAGATGGCGTGGGTGCGGCTTGATGACGGCCTGCCGCAATATCAGGAGACGGTTCCCCAGTGA